A region from the Dermacentor andersoni chromosome 11, qqDerAnde1_hic_scaffold, whole genome shotgun sequence genome encodes:
- the LOC126539262 gene encoding uncharacterized protein, translating into MWRLRTGILTVHRQPHVAKVALPLLPSDSPAPQSRRSIAMANDGGLVLVTGASGFIALHVVRALLKQGFRVRGTVRDANNDAKTKPLRTCYPEAQHPVELAEADLLDDAGWADAVRGCQLVVHVASPFPNAEPGHPDEVIRPAVEGTRRVLKFASEAGTVRRVVVTSTMGAVHGEVDTPADREYDENDWTNVDFKGLETYAKSKTLAEKAAWDFVNALPAAKRFELVTVNPSLVFGPPLHGTYGTSIEVVKRLLDKSTPLIPYVNFAVCDVRDVAKAHVQALIVPEAAGQRHIINSGNIWLKEIAHTLREELCSQGYYIPFLSAPNIGLWLVGFVDRSAKMLYPRVGKVFKFSNKRMREVLKVEPRPIKESILDTAHGLIQAGVIHEAPKYVRKELRLD; encoded by the coding sequence ATGTGGCGGCTCAGAACCGGTATTTTGACAGTTCACCGCCAGCCCCACGTCGCGAAGGTAGCGCTACCGCTTCTCCCGTCCGACTCTCCCGCTCCCCAGTCTCGCCGCAGCATCGCGATGGCCAACGACGGTGGATTGGTGCTCGTCACCGGGGCCTCCGGCTTCATAGCGCTTCACGTGGTGCGAGCCCTGCTCAAGCAGGGCTTCCGAGTGCGCGGCACGGTCCGCGATGCAAACAACGACGCCAAGACCAAGCCGCTCCGGACCTGCTACCCGGAGGCCCAGCACCCCGTGGAACTGGCCGAGGCCGACCTCCTGGACGACGCCGGGTGGGCCGACGCCGTCAGGGGCTGCCAGCTCGTCGTTCACGTGGCGTCCCCGTTCCCGAACGCCGAGCCGGGCCACCCCGACGAGGTGATCAGACCGGCCGTCGAGGGCACACGGCGCGTGCTCAAGTTCGCCTCCGAGGCCGGCACCGTCCGGCGCGTGGTCGTCACCAGCACCATGGGCGCCGTCCACGGCGAGGTGGACACTCCGGCCGATCGCGAGTACGACGAGAACGACTGGACCAACGTGGACTTCAAGGGCCTGGAGACGTACGCCAAGAGCAAGACCCTCGCCGAGAAGGCGGCCTGGGACTTCGTCAACGCGCTGCCGGCCGCCAAGCGCTTCGAGCTGGTCACCGTCAACCCGTCGCTCGTGTTCGGCCCGCCGCTGCACGGCACCTACGGCACGAGCATCGAGGTCGTCAAGCGTCTCCTGGACAAGTCGACTCCCCTGATCCCGTACGTGAACTTCGCCGTGTGCGACGTGCGCGACGTGGCCAAGGCACACGTACAGGCCCTGATCGTGCCCGAGGCGGCCGGTCAGCGACACATCATCAACTCGGGCAACATCTGGCTCAAGGAGATCGCGCACACCCTGCGCGAGGAACTGTGCAGCCAGGGCTACTACATTCCCTTCCTGTCGGCTCCCAACATCGGTCTCTGGCTCGTCGGCTTCGTGGACCGGTCGGCCAAGATGCTCTACCCTCGGGTCGGCAAGGTGTTCAAGTTCTCCAACAAGCGCATGCGCGAGGTGCTCAAGGTTGAGCCGAGGCCCATCAAGGAGTCCATTCTGGACACGGCCCACGGTCTCATCCAAGCCGGCGTCATACATGAAGCGCCCAAGTACGTCCGCAAGGAGCTGCGCCTGGATTGA